The proteins below are encoded in one region of Pseudomonas helmanticensis:
- a CDS encoding acyl-CoA dehydrogenase family protein, translated as MLDLAFSHWLDKHAQGLDSGSSDPQEVLAQLALANVLRVGISPFLGGNGKNLADAVETLAAVASHSMTAAFVLWGQRTFIEYVLQSSNFALRERLLPFLLDGKLAGATGLSNAIKFLSGIEALQVQGTPAEDGWALNGGLHWVTNLRRSGFVVAAAVEDTQGGTPFILAIPGSANGLHRSEDLQLMGLQSSNTAALDFDKAKVSRDWLLHEDAQAFLQSVRPAFLGLQCGMSIGLARRSLQEVEEHLQHDRSILLEALLNQRWQLEGMVSELKRGLLDGRFREQPAALFCLRISLAESAANAVQLELQASGGKAYLVEQGIGFARRWRESAFIPVVTPTLVQLRAQLQR; from the coding sequence ATGCTCGACTTGGCATTTAGCCATTGGCTGGACAAGCACGCACAGGGGCTAGACTCGGGATCAAGTGATCCGCAAGAAGTCTTGGCGCAACTGGCGCTAGCCAACGTTCTACGCGTGGGGATCAGCCCATTTTTAGGTGGCAATGGCAAGAATTTAGCCGATGCGGTTGAGACTTTAGCCGCGGTAGCCAGCCATTCCATGACGGCCGCTTTTGTCCTTTGGGGTCAGCGCACATTCATCGAATATGTACTGCAAAGCTCCAACTTCGCATTGCGCGAGAGATTGTTACCGTTCCTGCTTGACGGAAAACTGGCTGGTGCAACCGGTCTCTCCAACGCCATCAAGTTCCTATCTGGGATCGAAGCTCTGCAAGTGCAAGGCACTCCAGCCGAAGATGGCTGGGCCTTGAATGGCGGACTTCACTGGGTAACAAATCTGCGTAGAAGTGGCTTTGTAGTCGCGGCGGCTGTAGAGGATACGCAGGGCGGGACACCCTTCATTTTAGCGATCCCGGGCTCGGCAAATGGTCTTCACCGCTCGGAGGATTTGCAGTTGATGGGATTGCAGTCAAGCAACACTGCTGCCCTGGATTTTGATAAGGCCAAGGTAAGTAGAGATTGGTTGCTGCATGAGGACGCGCAAGCTTTTCTGCAATCAGTGCGACCAGCATTTCTTGGTTTGCAATGCGGTATGTCGATTGGACTGGCCCGGCGTTCCTTGCAGGAGGTGGAGGAGCATTTGCAACACGACCGTTCGATCTTATTAGAAGCCTTGCTGAACCAACGCTGGCAACTCGAAGGGATGGTTAGTGAGCTTAAACGCGGACTGCTGGACGGGCGTTTTCGGGAGCAGCCCGCAGCTTTGTTTTGCCTACGCATCTCCTTAGCAGAATCAGCTGCTAATGCAGTGCAATTGGAACTGCAAGCCAGCGGCGGTAAAGCTTACCTGGTTGAACAGGGCATCGGGTTTGCTCGTCGTTGGCGCGAATCTGCTTTTATACCCGTTGTCACTCCGACTCTGGTGCAGCTACGGGCTCAGCTGCAACGCTAG
- a CDS encoding lecithin retinol acyltransferase family protein, producing the protein MNMLITNIVKGLSSLRSLTFFRSALVDVNLVSCLNSQSFGSELRISISDDVASQSNGSKNANFRLIGRDIDWLTAGSHLVSPRKFYVHHGIYLGNGKVAHYSGLSGSLRAGPIEVTDLKCFANGRSAWVYEDQTAFSNDEIVVRARSRIGEAQYKIFSNNCEHFCNWCISGTSHSAQVAEFLHFPFRMIGKVFAQESGLIA; encoded by the coding sequence ATGAACATGCTGATTACGAACATCGTCAAAGGGCTGTCATCTCTACGGTCACTCACGTTTTTCAGATCCGCTCTGGTTGACGTTAACCTTGTGTCCTGCCTGAACAGCCAATCCTTTGGAAGCGAATTACGTATCAGCATTTCCGACGACGTAGCCTCGCAGAGCAACGGAAGCAAAAATGCCAACTTTCGGTTGATTGGTCGAGACATTGACTGGTTAACAGCAGGATCGCACCTGGTCAGCCCACGCAAATTTTACGTTCACCATGGGATCTATCTCGGAAACGGAAAGGTCGCACACTACTCGGGATTAAGCGGATCCCTGCGAGCCGGCCCTATCGAAGTTACCGACTTGAAGTGCTTTGCCAACGGCAGATCAGCTTGGGTCTACGAAGATCAAACCGCTTTCTCAAACGATGAAATCGTCGTCCGTGCCCGTTCTAGAATTGGCGAAGCGCAGTACAAAATTTTCTCGAATAATTGTGAGCACTTTTGCAATTGGTGCATCTCAGGTACAAGCCATAGCGCACAAGTCGCTGAGTTCCTTCACTTCCCTTTTCGCATGATCGGTAAGGTATTCGCCCAGGAATCTGGTCTGATCGCATAG